The following proteins are co-located in the Larus michahellis chromosome 9, bLarMic1.1, whole genome shotgun sequence genome:
- the PYGO1 gene encoding pygopus homolog 1, protein MSAEQEKDPIALKRSRGGDSGLDGLGGPGVQLGSPDKKKRKANTQGSSFPPPSEYAPPPNPSSDHLVAANPFDDNYNTVSYKPLPSGNPYFSNPGYPGFGGYNTFRMPPHMLPRVSSPYGGSYSLRNQPHPLPQNPVGMGFSRPHSFSFGPHDNPGFGNQPPYGSGQINQNVNMPGQHFRPNPGENFGHSGQIPHPDVPSNFGPGNNPNFPNSQLESNHSFVPPPNAYNQTKSSAQKQDFSQGASKASSQNTAAHQHHHRTEDTVSQGNSDLKNVTRNNVVNQDNSHSNSADNTNSGHSNGTQSKSRQPRGTAEGCNSEKSSKTALHPSRHGHSSSEPVYPCGICTHEVNDDQDAILCEASCQKWFHRICTGMTESAYGLLTAEASAVWGCDTCMADKDVQLMRTRETAGPPPLNTDG, encoded by the exons ATGTCAGCGGAACAGGAGAAGGACCCCATCGCGCTGAAGAGATCCCGAG GTGGTGACAGTGGATTGGATGGGTTAGGAGGACCAGGAGTACAACTTGGAAGCCCCGATAAGAAAAAGCGCAAAGCAAACACACAG ggatCATCATTTCCTCCTCCATCTGAATATGCTCCACCGCCGAATCCAAGCTCTGACCACCTTGTAGCTGCAAATCCATTTGATGACAACTATAATACTGTGTCTTATAAACCACTTCCTTCAGGAAATCCATATTTTAGTAATCCTGGTTATCCTGGCTTTGGAGGCTATAACACTTTCAGAATGCCACCTCACATGCTGCCCAGAGTGTCCTCGCCATATGGTGGTTCTTACTCCCTCAGAAACCAACCACATCCCCTTCCTCAAAACCCTGTGGGAATGGGTTTTAGCCGACCCCACTCTTTCAGCTTCGGGCCACATGATAACCCAGGTTTTGGGAATCAACCACCTTACGGTAGTGGTCAGATAAATCAAAATGTCAATATGCCTGGTCAGCATTTCAGACCAAATCCTGGTGAGAACTTTGGCCATTCTGGTCAGATACCTCACCCTGATGTGCCATCTAACTTTGGTCCTGGAAACAATCCAAATTTCCCAAATTCTCAGCTAGAGTCAAACCATTCTTTTGTTCCTCCACCAAATGCATACAACCAGACAAAATCATCAGCACAAAAGCAAGACTTCAGTCAAGGTGCAAGCAAAGCATCCAGCCAGAACACTGCTGCTCATCAGCATCATCACAGGACAGAGGACACTGTGAGTCAAGGTAACAGTGACCTAAAAAATGTTACCCGAAACAATGTGGTAAATCAGGATAATAGCCATTCTAATAGTGCTGATAACACTAATTCTGGCCATTCAAATGGGACTCAGAGTAAGTCCCGCCAGCCTCGAGGTACTGCTGAAGGATGCAACTCtgaaaagagcagcaaaacagCCCTCCATCCCAGTCGTCATGGTCACTCGTCCTCTGAACCCGTCTATCCGTGTGGAATTTGTACACATGAAGTTAACGATGACCAGGATGCCATCCTGTGTGAAGCCTCTTGTCAAAAATGGTTTCATCGGATCTGTACAGGCATGACTGAGTCAGCTTATGGCCTTCTTACAGCAGAGGCATCGGCGGTATGGGGCTGTGATACTTGCATGGCTGACAAAGATGTCCAGTTAATGCGTACAAGAGAGACTGCAGGACCACCTCCATTGAATACGGACGGCTAA